A region of Myxococcus stipitatus DSM 14675 DNA encodes the following proteins:
- a CDS encoding di-heme oxidoredictase family protein, protein MKHPVALGLVLTLLGAAACGDTPEPPSRPLPPDPEPPVVTPPRFDVVERGEDQPGGDTSIARSGPTAFTQAAANLSLARRAEFFVGESVFEADWVPAPGAQPERDGLGPVFHSVSCLACHLGNGRGRPPEENEVADTLLVRLSVPGAGPHGEPVPEPTYGDQLQPRGVRQVPAEGQVRMTWKDLHGTFADGEPYTLREPQLELTNLAHGPMAPDTRTSARVAQPMVGLGLLAAIPNETLVEWSDPDDTNEDGVSGRVNRVWNQRLGHVTLGRFGWKANQPDLEHQNAAAFLGDLGLTTSLFPQENCTGAQAACQSAPNGGPPEVSERQRLALDFYSHTIAVPTRDGVDAPQVLQGKGIFHRVGCAKCHRPSVTTGTLEGYPELSGQLIWPYTDLLLHDLGEGLADGREDFLATGREWRTAPLWGLGRTQAVSGHTRLLHDGRARTPLEAILWHDGEARPAKEAVRALPKAEREALLAFLGSL, encoded by the coding sequence TTGAAGCACCCCGTCGCACTGGGCCTCGTGCTGACGCTCCTGGGTGCCGCCGCGTGTGGCGACACCCCGGAGCCTCCGTCCAGGCCCCTGCCGCCGGACCCGGAGCCCCCCGTCGTGACTCCGCCGCGCTTCGACGTGGTGGAGCGCGGCGAGGACCAGCCCGGAGGCGACACCAGCATCGCGAGGAGCGGCCCCACCGCGTTCACGCAAGCCGCGGCCAACCTCTCGCTGGCCCGGCGCGCCGAGTTCTTCGTGGGCGAGTCCGTCTTCGAGGCGGACTGGGTGCCCGCGCCCGGCGCGCAGCCGGAGCGCGATGGGCTGGGCCCCGTCTTCCACTCCGTCTCCTGTCTCGCCTGCCACCTGGGCAACGGCCGGGGACGGCCTCCCGAGGAGAACGAGGTGGCGGACACGCTGCTGGTGCGCCTGTCGGTGCCAGGAGCGGGTCCCCACGGTGAGCCCGTGCCCGAGCCCACCTACGGCGACCAGCTCCAGCCTCGCGGCGTGCGGCAGGTCCCCGCGGAGGGCCAGGTGCGCATGACGTGGAAGGACCTCCACGGCACCTTCGCGGACGGCGAGCCCTACACGCTGCGCGAGCCCCAGCTCGAGCTGACGAACCTGGCCCACGGCCCCATGGCCCCGGACACCCGCACCTCCGCGCGCGTGGCCCAGCCCATGGTGGGCCTGGGCCTGCTGGCCGCCATCCCCAACGAGACGCTCGTCGAGTGGTCGGACCCGGATGACACCAACGAGGACGGAGTCTCGGGCCGGGTCAACCGCGTGTGGAACCAGCGCCTGGGGCACGTCACCCTGGGGCGCTTCGGCTGGAAGGCGAACCAGCCGGACCTCGAGCACCAGAACGCGGCGGCGTTCCTGGGAGACCTGGGGCTCACCACGTCCCTGTTCCCCCAGGAGAACTGCACCGGGGCCCAGGCCGCGTGCCAGAGCGCTCCCAACGGAGGGCCCCCGGAGGTGAGCGAGCGGCAGCGGCTGGCGCTCGACTTCTACTCCCACACCATCGCCGTCCCCACGCGCGACGGCGTGGACGCGCCCCAGGTCCTCCAAGGCAAGGGCATCTTCCACCGCGTGGGCTGCGCGAAGTGCCACCGCCCCTCCGTCACCACCGGCACCCTGGAGGGCTACCCGGAGCTGTCAGGACAGCTCATCTGGCCGTACACGGACCTGCTGCTGCATGACCTGGGGGAAGGCCTCGCCGACGGACGCGAGGACTTCCTCGCCACCGGACGCGAGTGGCGCACCGCCCCGCTCTGGGGACTGGGCCGCACCCAGGCGGTGAGCGGACACACGCGCCTGCTGCACGACGGCCGCGCCCGCACGCCCCTGGAGGCCATCCTCTGGCACGACGGCGAGGCCCGGCCCGCGAAGGAGGCCGTGCGCGCGCTGCCCAAGGCGGAGCGGGAAGCGCTCCTCGCCTTCCTCGGCTCACTCTGA
- a CDS encoding Fur family transcriptional regulator, producing the protein MGAKRIAVQPKLADFQERIRASGLRSTAPRVAVLRELESATAPMSHADLVDALGDEGYDRVTIYRNLTDLTEAGLVVRADLGDHVWRFELRRSGDEHSGNHPHFTCTDCGTVACLPEESIRIAGSKGVPRAVAQKSVDVQLRGLCDRCA; encoded by the coding sequence ATGGGAGCCAAACGAATTGCCGTGCAGCCGAAGCTCGCTGATTTCCAGGAGAGGATCCGCGCGTCGGGTCTTCGCAGCACCGCGCCCCGCGTGGCGGTGCTCCGCGAGCTGGAGTCCGCCACCGCGCCGATGAGCCACGCCGACCTGGTGGATGCGCTGGGTGACGAGGGCTACGACCGGGTGACCATCTACCGCAACCTGACGGACCTCACCGAGGCCGGCCTGGTGGTGCGCGCGGACCTGGGCGACCACGTGTGGCGCTTCGAGCTGCGCCGCTCGGGTGACGAGCACAGCGGCAACCACCCGCACTTCACCTGCACGGACTGCGGCACGGTGGCCTGTCTGCCGGAGGAGTCCATCCGCATCGCGGGCTCCAAGGGCGTGCCCCGCGCCGTGGCGCAGAAGAGCGTGGACGTGCAGCTGCGCGGTCTCTGCGACCGCTGCGCGTAA
- a CDS encoding serine protease: protein MRTLLRSGAGRKLLGSLLCTVSVAACGPAPEGGTPEKGNEGTTEQPVVYGTDDRQDVYAHPNATLRARATESTVALMRASSMTTDAQGRVTFNASTLQSAYGLCSSERFLTDQTPAFCSGTLIDDNLVLTAGHCISTCGDTRFVFNFYRPAAGQMQPVTSADVFSCSSVVVRKQTSGTPNLDYAIVRLDRAATPRFKPAPIRAGNTAMPVGSKVTVIGSGSGIPFKIDAGGSVRDARPSSLDFFVASTDTFGGNSGSGVYENTDYTVAGILVRGETDYVSNGSCSIVNVCAETGCRGEDITYVRPAVSDYCAVAGSQRLCGTTNPPPSIKFNFTATNTSNATVNTTNQSVTLAVGQTIRFGTCSVDGATGTGDTYLRLNNSAGTSVASNDDSCGVLSFASFTATTAGTYSIRAGCYSNGSCSGTVAYTIQ from the coding sequence ATGCGCACCCTTCTTCGGAGTGGAGCAGGTCGGAAGCTGTTGGGCTCGCTGTTGTGTACCGTGTCCGTCGCGGCCTGCGGGCCCGCGCCGGAGGGGGGCACCCCCGAGAAGGGCAACGAGGGCACCACCGAGCAGCCCGTGGTGTACGGCACCGACGACCGCCAGGACGTCTACGCGCACCCGAACGCGACGCTGCGGGCGCGGGCGACGGAGTCCACGGTGGCGCTGATGCGCGCATCGTCCATGACGACGGATGCGCAGGGCCGCGTGACGTTCAACGCGTCCACGCTGCAGAGCGCGTATGGCCTGTGCTCGTCGGAGCGCTTCCTGACGGACCAGACGCCCGCGTTCTGCTCCGGCACGCTCATCGACGACAACCTGGTGCTGACGGCCGGCCACTGCATCAGCACGTGCGGCGACACGCGCTTCGTCTTCAACTTCTACCGTCCGGCGGCGGGCCAGATGCAGCCGGTGACGTCCGCGGACGTCTTCTCGTGCTCCAGCGTCGTGGTGCGCAAGCAGACCTCTGGCACGCCCAACCTGGACTACGCCATCGTCCGGCTGGACCGCGCCGCCACGCCGCGCTTCAAGCCCGCGCCCATCCGCGCTGGCAACACCGCGATGCCGGTGGGCAGCAAGGTCACCGTCATTGGCTCCGGCAGCGGCATCCCGTTCAAGATTGACGCGGGCGGCTCCGTGCGCGACGCGCGGCCGAGCTCGCTGGACTTCTTCGTGGCCTCCACGGACACGTTCGGCGGCAACTCCGGCTCCGGCGTGTACGAGAACACGGACTACACCGTGGCCGGCATCCTGGTGCGCGGCGAGACGGACTACGTCTCCAACGGGAGCTGCTCCATCGTGAACGTTTGCGCGGAGACGGGCTGCCGCGGCGAGGACATCACCTACGTGCGTCCGGCCGTGAGCGACTACTGCGCGGTGGCCGGCAGCCAGCGGCTGTGCGGCACCACCAACCCGCCGCCCTCCATCAAGTTCAACTTCACGGCGACCAACACGTCCAACGCGACCGTCAACACCACCAACCAGTCGGTGACGCTGGCGGTGGGTCAGACGATTCGCTTCGGCACCTGCTCGGTGGACGGCGCCACGGGCACGGGTGACACCTACCTGCGGCTGAACAACTCCGCGGGCACCTCCGTCGCGAGCAACGACGACTCGTGCGGCGTGCTGTCCTTCGCGTCGTTCACCGCGACGACGGCCGGCACGTACTCCATCCGCGCGGGCTGCTACTCCAACGGGAGCTGCAGCGGCACGGTGGCGTACACCATCCAGTAA
- a CDS encoding PAS domain-containing sensor histidine kinase, translated as MSTLPLGMAVVDRNLCFVEVSEALAALNGQPREAHLGRPMDEVMSPHSSLGDTARRVRRVLETGEPLDGVEIIHREPGGGVERTRVFRASYHPVRRGGEVIAACLYVEDLTERRRVEAQRDAGAARERAVREQALRETQEAVRARDEFLSVAAHELRTPLTSMRLHLQLLLRQVVGAQPVLGQELAPRSQVLERQLSRLGSLVNTLLDVSRLAAGKLSLEPRELDLVQVVRQMVDAFSEEFARAGCELSVHVSGSLPGQWDPLRVEQVLVNLLSNAAKYGAGRPVEVSLVGEGTMAVLAVKDHGIGISEDGMARLFGKFERAVSERHYGGLGLGLYITRQIVEAMGGSITVRSAQGQGSTFILRLPTQPRVPGAGPPGALGTRGK; from the coding sequence ATGTCCACCCTGCCGCTGGGCATGGCGGTGGTGGACCGGAACCTGTGCTTCGTGGAGGTGAGCGAGGCGCTGGCCGCCCTCAACGGCCAGCCACGCGAGGCCCACCTCGGACGTCCCATGGACGAGGTGATGAGCCCCCACTCCTCGCTGGGCGACACCGCCCGCCGCGTGCGCCGCGTGCTGGAGACGGGCGAGCCGCTGGACGGCGTGGAGATCATCCACCGAGAGCCGGGCGGCGGCGTGGAGCGCACGCGCGTCTTCCGCGCCAGCTACCACCCCGTGCGCCGAGGCGGCGAGGTCATCGCCGCGTGCCTCTACGTGGAGGACCTCACGGAGCGCCGCCGCGTGGAGGCCCAGCGCGACGCGGGCGCCGCTCGGGAGCGCGCCGTGCGCGAGCAGGCGCTGCGCGAGACGCAGGAGGCCGTGCGCGCGCGGGACGAGTTCCTCAGCGTGGCGGCGCATGAGCTGCGCACGCCGCTCACCAGCATGCGGCTGCACCTGCAACTGCTGCTGCGGCAGGTGGTGGGCGCGCAGCCGGTCTTGGGGCAGGAGTTGGCGCCGCGCAGCCAGGTGCTGGAGCGGCAGTTGTCGCGGCTGGGCAGCCTGGTGAACACGCTGCTGGACGTGTCGCGGCTGGCGGCGGGCAAGCTGAGCCTGGAGCCGCGCGAGCTGGACCTGGTGCAGGTCGTCCGACAGATGGTGGACGCGTTCTCGGAGGAGTTCGCCCGCGCGGGCTGCGAGCTGTCCGTGCACGTCTCCGGCTCGCTGCCCGGTCAGTGGGACCCACTGCGCGTGGAGCAGGTGCTGGTGAACCTGCTGTCCAACGCGGCCAAGTACGGCGCGGGGCGCCCGGTGGAGGTGTCGCTGGTGGGCGAGGGCACCATGGCGGTGCTGGCCGTGAAGGACCACGGCATCGGCATCTCCGAGGACGGCATGGCCCGGCTCTTCGGCAAGTTCGAGCGCGCCGTGTCGGAGCGCCACTACGGCGGCCTGGGCCTGGGCCTCTACATCACCCGCCAGATCGTGGAGGCCATGGGCGGCAGCATCACCGTGCGCTCCGCCCAGGGCCAGGGCTCCACCTTCATCCTGCGCCTGCCCACCCAGCCTCGAGTCCCCGGCGCGGGCCCCCCGGGCGCGCTGGGCACCCGGGGGAAGTAG
- a CDS encoding metallophosphoesterase, whose protein sequence is MRLRRWVRRRPPVSSLDVSRVEPLSGGRNEVVAWSGEDPLRPERRLRWRDHFTLTENLLHLPHLPDSHDGLRVAQLSDVHVGQATSDVRIRRAVEAVNAESPDLVFLTGDYVTHSARPLPRVREVLSGLKGRVFVVMGNHDHQVNAPYLRESFERLGYTVLQNEHRVVEVRGAPVTVLGVDDGRTGRDDVAATFRGAPESGTRLVLAHTPPTVEKLPAQGNLVQFSGHTHGGQFIVQGLTEAIFRRAGQPYIRGHYLVRGNQLYVNRGLGFGFGGPYLRRGSEPEVAFFTLRSRIALAAAG, encoded by the coding sequence ATGCGTTTGAGACGTTGGGTCCGCCGCCGTCCCCCGGTGTCCTCCCTGGATGTTTCGCGAGTGGAGCCCCTGTCCGGGGGGCGTAACGAGGTGGTGGCCTGGAGCGGCGAGGACCCCCTGCGCCCGGAGCGGCGCCTGCGGTGGAGGGACCACTTCACCCTCACGGAGAACCTGCTCCACCTGCCGCACCTGCCAGACTCCCACGACGGCCTGCGCGTGGCGCAACTGTCCGACGTCCACGTGGGCCAGGCCACCAGCGACGTGCGCATCCGCCGCGCGGTGGAGGCCGTCAACGCGGAGTCCCCGGACCTGGTCTTCCTCACCGGCGACTACGTCACCCACAGCGCCCGGCCCCTGCCGCGCGTGCGCGAGGTGCTCTCCGGACTGAAGGGCCGCGTCTTCGTGGTGATGGGCAACCACGACCACCAGGTCAACGCGCCCTACCTGCGCGAGAGCTTCGAGCGGCTGGGCTACACGGTGCTCCAGAACGAGCACCGCGTGGTGGAGGTGCGCGGCGCGCCGGTGACGGTGCTGGGCGTCGACGACGGGCGCACCGGACGCGACGACGTGGCGGCGACGTTCCGAGGCGCGCCGGAGTCCGGCACGCGGCTGGTGCTGGCCCACACGCCGCCCACGGTGGAGAAGCTGCCCGCGCAAGGCAACCTGGTGCAGTTCTCCGGGCACACGCACGGCGGCCAGTTCATCGTCCAGGGCCTCACGGAGGCGATTTTCCGCCGCGCGGGACAGCCCTACATCCGAGGGCACTACCTGGTGAGGGGCAACCAGCTCTACGTGAACCGGGGCCTGGGCTTCGGCTTCGGCGGCCCGTACCTGCGCCGGGGCAGCGAGCCGGAGGTCGCCTTCTTCACGCTGCGCTCCCGCATCGCCCTGGCCGCGGCGGGCTGA
- a CDS encoding DoxX family protein, which produces MGVLVPIARLLFSAIFITSGLNHFIQLDALTAVAQASGVPEPRWAVLLSGAALVLGGLSVLLGVFARLGAAVITLFLLSAAFMVHRFWLVADPVEAQNQLVHFMKNLSMAGGALFIVYFGSGPYSLRRSGRQEGFGGKLGSPPLRR; this is translated from the coding sequence ATGGGAGTGCTCGTGCCGATTGCTCGACTGCTCTTTTCCGCCATCTTCATCACCAGCGGCCTGAACCACTTCATCCAGCTGGACGCGCTGACGGCCGTGGCCCAGGCCTCCGGTGTGCCGGAGCCTCGCTGGGCGGTGCTGCTGTCGGGCGCGGCGCTGGTGCTGGGCGGGCTGTCGGTGCTGCTCGGCGTGTTCGCCCGGCTGGGGGCCGCGGTCATCACCCTGTTCCTGTTGAGCGCGGCGTTCATGGTCCACCGCTTCTGGCTCGTCGCGGACCCGGTGGAGGCGCAGAACCAGCTCGTCCACTTCATGAAGAACCTCTCCATGGCGGGCGGCGCGCTCTTCATCGTCTACTTCGGCTCCGGGCCCTACAGCCTGCGCCGGAGCGGACGCCAGGAGGGGTTCGGCGGGAAGCTGGGCTCCCCGCCGCTCCGGCGCTGA
- a CDS encoding transporter has product MVRGVVKAPFALAAVLGAALLLAPVSPAWACATCACGDPTLMSMGTEQPFSGRLRLSSTLRLWGHTVGQERVDALRLREARMDLAVAYAPVPWLFLSATLPLQAREVRAVSLSRERGWGVGDVELTAKAFVFQDQEFSANHLISVLVGAKLPTSPTLRAEDGTVLDLDTQLGSGSVDPLAGVAYQHFRGSWSFLVSATGFLPTRGIQGYRAGPSVRTTVAAQYQPAAKWAVRLGVDGRIEAAADIHGEKEENGGGVIGYASPDVLFSPSTDFVVAAGVRVPFFNQLRGRVAPTPIAMMSVAYDL; this is encoded by the coding sequence ATGGTCCGCGGCGTCGTGAAAGCCCCTTTCGCTCTCGCCGCTGTGTTGGGTGCCGCACTGTTGCTGGCGCCCGTGTCGCCCGCATGGGCCTGTGCCACGTGTGCGTGTGGCGACCCCACCCTGATGTCCATGGGCACCGAGCAGCCGTTCTCAGGCCGGCTGCGCCTGTCCTCCACGCTGCGCCTGTGGGGCCACACCGTGGGCCAGGAGCGGGTGGACGCGCTGCGGCTGCGCGAGGCGCGCATGGACCTGGCCGTGGCGTACGCGCCCGTGCCGTGGCTGTTCCTGTCGGCGACGCTGCCGCTTCAAGCACGCGAGGTGCGCGCGGTGAGCCTGTCGCGCGAGCGCGGCTGGGGCGTGGGCGACGTGGAGCTGACGGCGAAGGCGTTCGTGTTCCAGGACCAGGAGTTCTCCGCGAACCACCTCATCAGCGTGCTCGTGGGGGCGAAGCTGCCCACCTCGCCCACGCTGCGCGCGGAGGACGGCACGGTGCTGGATTTGGACACGCAGCTGGGCAGCGGCTCCGTGGACCCGCTGGCGGGCGTGGCCTATCAGCACTTCCGGGGCAGCTGGTCCTTCCTCGTCAGCGCCACGGGTTTCCTCCCCACGCGAGGCATCCAGGGCTACCGCGCCGGCCCCTCCGTGCGCACCACGGTGGCGGCGCAGTACCAGCCCGCGGCGAAGTGGGCGGTGCGGCTGGGCGTCGACGGACGCATCGAGGCGGCGGCCGACATCCACGGCGAGAAGGAGGAGAACGGGGGTGGCGTCATCGGCTATGCGTCGCCCGACGTGCTCTTCAGCCCCAGCACCGACTTCGTGGTGGCCGCCGGCGTGCGAGTCCCCTTCTTCAACCAGCTGCGCGGACGCGTGGCTCCCACTCCCATCGCGATGATGTCCGTCGCGTACGACCTCTAG
- a CDS encoding ATP-binding protein codes for MTPSVPPEPASRARINLEWLLRLRWGLLLGQAVVIAVAAYGLELALPVPVLAGLLGLEAATNLAVRAWLGRARVSEGTLGKLMLWDTLVLTGLLALSGGTHNPFTTLYLVNVALGTVLLPARWMWSLLGFTLAAFGSLFVLQDVDIAPGLSRPDHAALMRLHLSGMWVAFAVAAGFIVYFVQRVTRALEEREQELAQARVQHARREKVASLATLAAGAAHELSTPLSTIAVVSKEVERALTTAGTSEAVREDLRLIRQQVDRCRDVLVQMSADAGQTTGEAFHPMPLGRLVGDALAELSGVERVRVELPSELTQSQVQGPPRALARVVRGLVKNALQASAPARPVELRVVAGRGSVRLEVRDGGAGMPAEILARAGEPFFTTKAPGEGMGLGLFLARTLAEQLGGALELRSTPGQGTVASLALPLGAPGVAPPPQEARP; via the coding sequence ATGACGCCTTCCGTCCCCCCCGAACCCGCCTCTCGCGCGCGCATCAACCTGGAGTGGCTGCTGCGGCTGCGCTGGGGCCTGCTGCTGGGCCAGGCGGTGGTCATCGCGGTGGCGGCGTATGGGCTGGAGCTGGCGTTGCCAGTGCCCGTGCTCGCGGGGCTCCTGGGGTTGGAGGCCGCGACGAACCTGGCGGTGCGAGCGTGGCTGGGTCGCGCGCGCGTGAGCGAGGGGACCCTCGGCAAGCTGATGCTCTGGGACACGCTGGTGCTCACGGGGCTCCTGGCGCTCAGCGGTGGGACGCACAATCCCTTCACGACGCTGTACCTGGTGAATGTGGCGCTGGGCACGGTGCTGCTGCCGGCGCGGTGGATGTGGAGCCTCCTGGGCTTCACGCTGGCGGCGTTCGGCTCGCTCTTCGTGTTGCAGGACGTGGACATCGCGCCGGGGCTGTCGCGGCCGGACCATGCGGCGCTGATGCGGCTGCACCTGAGTGGCATGTGGGTGGCATTCGCGGTGGCGGCGGGCTTCATCGTGTACTTCGTGCAGCGGGTGACGCGGGCGCTGGAGGAGCGCGAGCAGGAGCTGGCGCAGGCGCGGGTGCAGCATGCGCGGCGGGAGAAGGTGGCCTCGCTGGCGACGCTGGCCGCGGGCGCGGCGCATGAGCTGTCCACGCCGCTGTCGACCATCGCCGTGGTGTCCAAGGAAGTGGAGCGCGCGCTGACGACGGCGGGGACCTCCGAGGCGGTGCGAGAGGACTTGCGGCTCATCCGCCAGCAGGTGGACCGCTGCCGCGACGTGCTGGTGCAGATGTCCGCGGACGCGGGGCAGACGACGGGCGAGGCCTTCCATCCGATGCCGCTGGGGCGATTGGTAGGCGATGCGCTGGCGGAGCTGTCGGGCGTGGAGCGGGTGCGGGTGGAGCTTCCGTCGGAGCTGACGCAGTCGCAGGTGCAAGGCCCGCCGCGGGCGCTGGCGCGGGTGGTGCGGGGGTTGGTGAAGAACGCGCTCCAGGCCTCGGCGCCCGCGAGGCCCGTGGAGCTTCGCGTGGTGGCGGGCCGGGGAAGCGTGCGGCTGGAAGTGCGCGATGGAGGGGCGGGGATGCCAGCGGAGATATTGGCGCGAGCGGGTGAGCCGTTCTTCACGACGAAGGCGCCGGGCGAGGGCATGGGGCTGGGGCTGTTCCTGGCGCGGACGCTGGCGGAGCAGCTTGGCGGCGCGTTGGAGCTGCGCTCCACGCCGGGCCAGGGCACGGTGGCGAGCCTCGCGCTGCCCCTGGGCGCGCCCGGAGTGGCTCCGCCGCCCCAGGAGGCGAGGCCGTGA
- a CDS encoding response regulator transcription factor → MSHTGGDGHRPSLLLVDDDATLRERLARAFRERGWDVTTAGNHEEALAAAKRESPEYAVVDLRMPGRSGLEVVKDLLAVDASTRAIVLTGYGSIATTVDAIRLGAVNYLPKPADVDDILAAFDRAAGEPSFAAPETFEAPSLARAEWEHIHRVLADCAGNISEASRKLGIHRRSLQRKLQKYPPAR, encoded by the coding sequence GTGAGCCACACGGGTGGGGATGGGCATCGTCCGAGTCTGTTGTTGGTGGACGACGACGCGACGCTCCGGGAGCGGCTGGCGCGAGCGTTCCGCGAGCGGGGCTGGGATGTCACCACGGCGGGCAACCACGAAGAGGCGCTCGCGGCGGCGAAGCGGGAGTCACCGGAGTACGCGGTGGTGGACCTGCGCATGCCGGGGCGAAGTGGCCTGGAGGTGGTGAAGGACCTGCTCGCCGTGGATGCGTCGACACGAGCCATTGTCCTCACCGGTTACGGGAGCATCGCCACGACGGTGGATGCGATTCGATTGGGGGCGGTGAACTACCTGCCCAAGCCGGCGGATGTGGATGACATCCTCGCGGCCTTCGACCGGGCCGCGGGAGAGCCGTCGTTCGCCGCGCCGGAGACCTTCGAGGCCCCTTCCCTGGCACGCGCGGAGTGGGAGCACATCCACCGCGTGCTCGCGGACTGCGCGGGCAACATCTCCGAGGCCTCACGCAAGCTCGGCATCCACCGCCGCTCGCTCCAGCGCAAGCTCCAGAAGTATCCGCCCGCGCGCTAG
- a CDS encoding WD40 repeat domain-containing protein, with protein MISSPPGGDLLVSLEHQGAERLRWWRWHGAKAPEALAGEVVIPQGVAAWPLPSLGGIAVTDQRFHISLRALNDGRRVRQGALAGYETRGLTANRQGTLLAMHDSTRGVLLWDAETWSSLGRLEGPQEEVAGLAFSPDGRLLAATCLEGRVIVWEVSSGQCIHVHEERDTQFTRPAFTPDGTELVAPTTSQRLQRFRVSDWSLAGTFAGSVAGMSAVNFSPDGGLFTTTRGGFRVFDTRTNTCLLHHDVDSDFYYSNATFSPDGTAVAWGEPDGTVSLWGPTPAE; from the coding sequence ATGATCTCCTCCCCGCCGGGTGGAGACCTGCTGGTGTCATTGGAGCATCAGGGCGCCGAGCGGCTGCGCTGGTGGCGGTGGCACGGTGCGAAGGCACCCGAGGCATTGGCCGGAGAGGTCGTCATTCCCCAAGGCGTCGCGGCCTGGCCGCTCCCGTCACTCGGGGGAATCGCGGTGACGGACCAGCGCTTCCACATCAGCCTGCGCGCGTTGAATGACGGCCGGCGCGTGCGACAGGGGGCGCTCGCGGGCTACGAGACGAGGGGACTCACCGCCAATCGCCAGGGCACGCTGCTCGCCATGCACGACAGCACCCGGGGCGTGTTGCTGTGGGATGCCGAAACGTGGTCCTCACTGGGCCGACTCGAAGGGCCGCAGGAGGAGGTTGCCGGGTTGGCCTTCTCTCCGGACGGGCGGCTCCTCGCCGCCACCTGTCTGGAAGGTCGTGTCATCGTCTGGGAAGTCTCCAGCGGCCAGTGCATCCACGTCCACGAGGAGCGAGACACACAGTTCACCCGCCCTGCCTTCACTCCCGATGGAACGGAGCTGGTGGCGCCCACCACCAGCCAGCGCCTCCAGCGCTTCCGAGTGAGTGATTGGAGCCTGGCGGGGACCTTTGCCGGTTCCGTCGCGGGAATGAGCGCCGTGAACTTCAGTCCCGACGGTGGGCTCTTCACCACCACGAGGGGGGGATTCCGCGTGTTCGACACGCGGACGAACACCTGCCTGCTCCACCACGACGTGGACAGCGACTTCTACTACAGCAACGCCACCTTCAGCCCGGATGGCACGGCCGTCGCCTGGGGTGAGCCCGACGGCACCGTGAGCCTGTGGGGGCCGACCCCGGCCGAGTGA
- a CDS encoding methanobactin export MATE transporter MbnM, whose product MSPVWKVSAVAAAVVAAGCGDSGPEQPAPPAYVWDLPAGFPEPFVPETNPMSEAKVELGRHLFFDKRLSGNGTMACGSCHEQARAFSDGKATPVGSTGDAVPRNAPGLANVAYLDTYTWANPLLTTLESQALVPLFGEHPTELGLTSRLEEVLQRFREDARYPELFRKAFPNDADPVSRESIAKALASFQRTLLSGGSPYDRYLQGESSALSASARRGMELFFGERAECYHCHSGRHLSNSFRSKDSKPQPPQFFNTGLYDLNGKGAYPPQNPGLYEFTHDVLDQGRFRVPQLRNAELTAPYMHDGSIPTLEAVIEHYMAGGRNVVEGPYAGDGRLNPNKDPLVRPFELSDSEKGDLVAFLKSLTDTAFLTDPRFSNPWE is encoded by the coding sequence ATGTCGCCTGTGTGGAAGGTGAGTGCGGTGGCGGCTGCCGTGGTGGCCGCCGGATGTGGGGACAGTGGGCCAGAGCAGCCGGCGCCACCGGCGTATGTGTGGGACCTGCCCGCGGGGTTCCCCGAGCCTTTTGTTCCCGAGACCAACCCCATGTCCGAGGCCAAGGTGGAGCTGGGGCGCCACCTCTTCTTCGACAAGCGGCTGTCGGGCAACGGCACCATGGCATGCGGAAGCTGTCACGAGCAGGCGCGAGCCTTTTCGGATGGCAAGGCGACACCCGTGGGGTCCACGGGAGATGCGGTCCCCCGCAACGCGCCAGGGCTGGCGAACGTGGCCTATCTGGACACGTACACCTGGGCGAACCCGTTGCTGACGACGCTGGAGTCGCAGGCCCTGGTGCCACTGTTCGGCGAGCACCCCACGGAGCTGGGGCTGACGTCCCGGCTGGAGGAGGTGCTCCAGCGGTTCCGGGAGGATGCCCGGTATCCCGAGCTGTTCCGCAAGGCGTTCCCGAACGATGCGGACCCGGTGAGTCGCGAGTCCATCGCGAAGGCGCTGGCGTCCTTCCAGCGCACGCTGCTGTCGGGTGGCTCCCCCTATGACCGCTATCTTCAGGGAGAGAGCTCGGCGCTGTCCGCGTCGGCTCGTCGGGGGATGGAGTTGTTCTTTGGTGAACGGGCCGAGTGCTATCACTGCCACAGTGGACGGCATCTCTCGAACTCGTTCCGGTCGAAGGACTCGAAGCCGCAGCCGCCGCAGTTCTTCAACACGGGTCTGTACGACTTGAATGGGAAGGGGGCCTACCCTCCGCAGAACCCGGGCCTCTATGAGTTCACCCATGACGTGCTGGACCAGGGGCGCTTCCGGGTGCCGCAGCTGCGCAACGCGGAATTGACGGCGCCGTACATGCACGACGGCAGCATCCCCACGCTCGAGGCGGTCATCGAGCACTACATGGCGGGTGGACGCAACGTGGTGGAGGGCCCGTATGCGGGCGACGGGCGGCTCAATCCCAACAAGGACCCGCTGGTGCGGCCCTTCGAGTTGTCCGACTCGGAGAAGGGCGACCTTGTCGCCTTCCTGAAGAGCCTCACGGACACGGCGTTCTTGACCGACCCGCGCTTCTCCAATCCATGGGAGTGA